Sequence from the Lentisphaerota bacterium genome:
CGCGGACGGGGAGCGCCTGGATGCGGCGAAATTCGGCCGGTTCCGCCGTCCTGAAGCGGCGCAGTTCCATGAGGTAGTCGAGGCGCTCGTCGCGCTCCTCCTGGATGTCACGGTCAAAGAGGCCGAACGAATCGATCTCTTCGGTTTCGGAATAGATTTGCGAATCCTCGCCCAGGGCGGTATGGAAGGCCTGAAGCTTCATAACGGCCTTCTTGTGGAGGTCGATGTCGCGATCGACCTTCTCGGTCGGGAAGAAGACGATATTGTGAATCTGGGAGGCGGTGGCGCCGATGCGGTTGACGCGGCCCAGGCGCTGCATCAGGCGGGTGGCGTTCCACGGCGTGTCGTAGTTGACCACGGTGTTGGCGCGGTGGAGGTTGACGCCTTCGGCCAGCACCTCGGTGGTGATCAGGAAGGGGAAATCGTCACGCCAGAGCGCGCGGGGATCGAGATTGGCGTCGAAATTGGCACGGATCACCTCCTGCTTCTCCTTGCGGTTGGAGGAGTCGATACGCAGCGCGGGCCGGTCGGGCGCGGCGGCGGCGAGGCGCTTTTCAAGATAGGCGGCGGTTTCGGCGGATTCGGTGAAGACAACCAGCTTTCCGGAGGGGTTCCGGGCCGGATCGAACAGGAGGGGGAGTTTCTCGATGAAGGTGTCGAACTTGGGGTCCGTCTCCTGCTCCGGAGCGGAGCCGTTGAAGGCGTCCCATTCGGCGCAGAGGCTGTCGAGAACGGCGAGGTCGTGGCGCAGACCGTCCACAAAACCGGGCGCAAAGTCATGGGGCGCGCAAATGGTGATGGTGGGGTCGAAGGCCATGGCGGTTGTGAGCAGGTCGATCAACTCCTCCTCGCGGTCTTCAAGGATGTAGGCGGAGACGTTGTATTCCGGGGCGATGCAGACGCGGCCCGCGTCGAACATCGCGACCATGGCGGCCGTCGCGTCGCGGAAGCGGCGAAGGGAGGCCCGGAAGGCATGGAATGAGCTGTCGAGACGTTTGACCAGCAGGGTCTTCATGATGGCCGCAAGCTGAATGGAGACCCGGTCCGCGTTGGGATATTTGGCTTTCAGCTCGGGGCTCTTGAGGTACTGGATGGCACGGTAGCGGTTATACGTCAGGCCGCCGGCCGAACGGCTGATCATCTCAAGCGTGCGGTCATAGGCGGCGTTCATTTCCGGACTGAGGATATAGAGGATCTTTTGCGGGATTCCGGCCTTGGGAAAGAGGATGCCCTGCGCCGCGAGATCCTTCTTGTAGGGCTCCTGCGCATCCAGGTCGGTGCGGGTGCGGCGCACTGTGATGGGCGCGAGCACCTTCTCGCGGATGCGCCGGGTGATCGCCATGACGGCTTTGCGGGCTTCGGCGGCCGAAAGCTGCCGGGCCTCTTTCCATTCATTCATGCTCTCCGCGAAGAAACCTTGGAGATTGGCCACGTCGAGCGTCGTCTCCTTGCCATCCTGGAACATGAGCAGCAGGTTGTAGATATCCCGCGGAGAGTTATTGAACGGCGTCGCCGAGATCAGCATGATCTTCTTGCTTTCCAGGCGGTTGGTGGAGGTGTTGCGCACCTGGGTCTTGCAGACGCGCTGCAACTGGTCGTACATCTCGGCCGAATCATTGCGAAACTTGTGGGCCTCGTCAACAATCACGAGGTCATAGCGCTCAGGATGCCGCACCTTGTGCAGGCTGCCGCTGGAGACGATGTCCACATTATGAAGCTGGAACCGGGCGACGGTCTCCTGCCACGAGTCGCGCACGGCGGGTGGCACAATGATCAGCGTGCGGCCGACGTGGACGGGATAGCCGTTGGAGAAGAAAAACTTTTTTGCGATCTGGCAGGCCACGATGGTCTTGCCGAGGCCGACCACATCCGCAAGAAAGAAACCATTATGCTTGCGCAGCAGGTCAAAGCCCTGGTTGACCGCGTCGGTCTGATAGCTGAGACGTTTGAAGCCTTCGGGC
This genomic interval carries:
- a CDS encoding helicase; translation: MSTRFFTNRRDNTLIEKFAGVFSNNPDIRFFDALVGYFRSSGYFALRPHLATLEKIRILVGIDVDERAARCQERGLLFDASAVSAIETFMADVKRDIAEARYDAAVEAGILQFVEDVASKKVELRAHPSRKLHAKIYIFRPANYNEHKHGNVITGSSNLTDAGLGSGHGPANYEFNVLLSNYEDVVFAAEEYEALWAEGVDVLPARLATLKDETYLNDAITPYELYLKFLIEYFGRGVEFDPAAAEDLPEGFKRLSYQTDAVNQGFDLLRKHNGFFLADVVGLGKTIVACQIAKKFFFSNGYPVHVGRTLIIVPPAVRDSWQETVARFQLHNVDIVSSGSLHKVRHPERYDLVIVDEAHKFRNDSAEMYDQLQRVCKTQVRNTSTNRLESKKIMLISATPFNNSPRDIYNLLLMFQDGKETTLDVANLQGFFAESMNEWKEARQLSAAEARKAVMAITRRIREKVLAPITVRRTRTDLDAQEPYKKDLAAQGILFPKAGIPQKILYILSPEMNAAYDRTLEMISRSAGGLTYNRYRAIQYLKSPELKAKYPNADRVSIQLAAIMKTLLVKRLDSSFHAFRASLRRFRDATAAMVAMFDAGRVCIAPEYNVSAYILEDREEELIDLLTTAMAFDPTITICAPHDFAPGFVDGLRHDLAVLDSLCAEWDAFNGSAPEQETDPKFDTFIEKLPLLFDPARNPSGKLVVFTESAETAAYLEKRLAAAAPDRPALRIDSSNRKEKQEVIRANFDANLDPRALWRDDFPFLITTEVLAEGVNLHRANTVVNYDTPWNATRLMQRLGRVNRIGATASQIHNIVFFPTEKVDRDIDLHKKAVMKLQAFHTALGEDSQIYSETEEIDSFGLFDRDIQEERDERLDYLMELRRFRTAEPAEFRRIQALPVRARVGRANKAKSGGTVAFIRNRRRDAFTLIPAAG